One region of Camelina sativa cultivar DH55 chromosome 6, Cs, whole genome shotgun sequence genomic DNA includes:
- the LOC104793713 gene encoding long chain acyl-CoA synthetase 1-like: MSRALFALGLTETLGGTSLSYPDDMSMLGTVGIPAVYNEIRLEEVPEMGYDPLGENPSGEICIRGKCLFSGYYKNPELTEEVMKDGWFHTGDIGEILPNGVLKVIDRKKNLIKLSQGEYVALEHLESIYGQNPIVQDIWVYGDSFKSMLVAVIIPNPEILNRWAKDLGLTKPFEELCSLSEIQEHIISELKSTAEKNKLSRFEYIKAVTVDTKPFDIERDLVTATLKNRRNNLLKYYKVSVDEMYRKLEPKRS; this comes from the exons ATGTCGCGTGCTTTGTTTGCTTTAGGTCTAACGGAGACACTTGGAGGAACTTCTTTGTCTTACCCTGACGACATGAGTATGCTTGGGACGGTCGGAATTCCAGCAGTTTACAATGAGATACGGCTTGAGGAGGTGCCGGAGATGGGCTATGACCCCCTAGGGGAAAATCCTTCAGGGGAGATCTGTATAAGAGGAAAATGTCTGTTCTCTGGGTATTACAAGAACCCTGAACTCACTGAAGAAGTCATGAAAGACGGATGGTTCCATACAG GAGATATAGGTGAGATTCTTCCAAACGGAGTACTAAAGGTCATTGATCGTAAGAAGAATCTGATCAAACTCTCTCAAGGAGAATATGTAGCTCTCGAGCATTTGGAAAGCATCTACGGACAAAACCCCATAGTCCAAGAT ATATGGGTTTACGGAGACAGCTTCAAATCTATGCTCGTCGCTGTGATTATTCCCAATCCAGAAATCCTAAACCGGTGGGCAAAAGATCTCGGTTTGACTAAACCATTCGAAGAACTCTGTTCTCTCTCGGAGATACAAGAACACATAATTTCAGAATTGAAGTCCACGGCAGAGAAGAACAAg ctaagCAGGTTTGAGTACATAAAGGCGGTGACGGTTGATACAAAGCCTTTTGATATAGAAAGAGACTTGGTGACTGCAACGCTAAAGAACAGGAGAAACAATCTTCTCAAGTATTATAAG GTATCAGTCGACGAAATGTACAGAAAACTGGAGCCAAAAAGAAGCTGA
- the LOC104699493 gene encoding long chain acyl-CoA synthetase 1-like, whose product RGKCLFSGYYKNPELTEEVMKDGWFHTGDIGEILPNGVLKVIDRKKNLIKLSQGEYVALEHLESIYGQNPIVQDIWVYGDSFKSMLVAVIIPNPEILNRWAKDLGLTKPFEELCSLSEIQEHIISELKSTAEKNKSNKC is encoded by the exons AGAGGAAAATGTCTGTTCTCTGGGTATTACAAGAACCCTGAACTCACTGAAGAAGTCATGAAAGACGGATGGTTCCATACAG GAGATATAGGTGAGATTCTTCCAAACGGAGTACTAAAGGTCATTGATCGTAAGAAGAATCTGATCAAACTCTCTCAAGGAGAATATGTAGCTCTCGAGCATTTGGAAAGCATCTACGGACAAAACCCCATAGTCCAAGAT ATATGGGTTTACGGAGACAGCTTCAAATCTATGCTCGTCGCTGTGATTATTCCCAATCCAGAAATCCTAAACCGGTGGGCAAAAGATCTCGGTTTGACTAAACCATTCGAAGAACTCTGTTCTCTCTCGGAGATACAAGAACACATAATTTCAGAATTGAAGTCCACGGCAGAGAAGAACAAg AGTAACaagtgttga
- the LOC109133416 gene encoding long chain acyl-CoA synthetase 1-like: MTHDDVYLSFLPLAHILDRANEEYFFRKGASVGYYHGDLNALRDDIQELKPTFLAGVPRVFERIHEGIRKALQELNPRRRLIFYALYKYKLAWMNRGYSHSKASRMADFIAFKKV, from the exons ATGACACATGACGATGTTTATCTCTCGTTCTTACCGTTGGCTCATATTCTTGACCGTGCGAATGAGGAATACTTCTTCCGTAAAGGCGCTTCCGTTGGCTATTACCATGGA GATTTGAATGCATTACGCGATGATATTCAAGAATTGAAACCGACTTTTCTAGCCGGAGTTCCGAGAGTCTTTGAGAGGATCCATGAGGGTATTCGAAAGGCTCTTCAGGAGCTTAACCCAAGAAGGAGACTCATCTTCTATGCTCTCTATAAATA CAAACTTGCGTGGATGAATCGTGGATATTCTCACAGTAAAGCTTCACGCATGGCTGACTTCATAGCTTTCAAAAAGGTTTAA